A single region of the Syngnathus acus chromosome 6, fSynAcu1.2, whole genome shotgun sequence genome encodes:
- the fbln1 gene encoding fibulin-1 isoform X2, with amino-acid sequence MGLWIAVLTSLLGVVLGQGVPQISIEDCCKDGQNRANDNQACSTLPLISESLTCRTVQEQCCVAVLEDNMCTTGITVAKDQGACHSLFSNTCETKTTKMCCDCCLLGKTGQEQGLPCDHSLSLGYQCGLVYRACCVDAVPNNETVPTVQTELPNKDETTDTGNKPGLNDPCNGKCAQNCESNDTCGCFKGYKLKPDGKTCEDINECLLGASNCRVGERCINTEGSFRCQREVSCGTGYELTDSNNCKDINECEAGIHNCGPEFECQNTQGSFRCLPKVKCGAGFIQDALGNCIDINECVSQTAPCQRGQVCINTLGSYTCQRNSVNCGRGYHLNDDGTRCIDIDECKGPETVCSGHGCINTMGSYHCQCDSGYNFNSISRLCEDLNECRHYPGRLCAHKCDNTPGSYKCSCTTGFKLSRDGRNCDDLNECESNPCSQECANVYGSYQCYCRRGYQLSDTDGVTCEDIDECALPTGGHICSYRCHNTPGSFHCSCPVSGYTLAANGRSCQDIDECVAGTHTCVENQSCFNVQGGFRCLSFECPNNYRRVGDTRCERLLCNESVECLAMPLRITYYHLTFPTNIPVFTNIFRMGPSHTVPGDDIRITVTSGNEGGFFKAEQVAGGGVLSVARLFNGPRDFELSVELGLRRYGTLSTYLAKVLVFVTENEPRVVYNPDLE; translated from the exons ATGGGGCTGTGGATTGCTGTGCTCACTTCGTTGCTGGGAGTCGTCCTCGGTCAAG GAGTTCCGCAGATCTCTATAGAAGACTGCTGCAAAGATGGCCAGAACCGTGCCAACGATAACCAAGCCTGTTCCACTCTGCCGCTCATCTCCGAGTCCCTGACGTGCAG GACCGTGCAGGAGCAGTGCTGCGTCGCAGTGCTTGAAGACAACATGTGCACCACCGGCATTACTGTAGCCAAAGACCAAGGAGCATGCCATTCCTTGTTCTCCAACACCTGTGAGACCAAGACCACCAAG ATGTGTTGCGACTGCTGCCTCCTGGGCAAGACGGGCCAGGAACAGGGACTCCCATGTGACCACAGCCTGTCTTTAGGCTACCAGTGTGGCCTGGTGTATCGTGCCTGCTGCGTGGACGCGGTGCCTAACAATGAGACGGTGCCCACGGTGCAGACTGAAT TGCCAAACAAAGACGAAACCACGGACACTGGAAACAAGCCGGGCTTGAATGATCCGTGCAATG gtaaaTGTGCTCAGAATTGTGAGAGTAATGATACCTGCGGCTGCTTCAAAGGCTATAAACTGAAGCCAGATGGAAAGACCTGTGAGG acattaACGAGTGTTTGCTGGGCGCCAGCAACTGCCGAGTGGGCGAGCGCTGCATCAACACCGAGGGTTCCTTCCGCTGCCAGAGAGAAGTCAGCTGCGGAACCGGCTACGAACTGACCGATAGCAACAACTGCAAAG ATATCAACGAATGCGAGGCGGGCATCCATAACTGCGGCCCGGAGTTTGAATGCCAAAACACCCAGGGTTCATTCCGTTGTCTTCCCAAGGTCAAATGTGGTGCTGGTTTTATTCAGGATGCACTGGGAAACTGCATTG ATATCAATGAATGTGTCAGCCAGACGGCCCCATGCCAAAGGGGTCAGGTTTGCATCAACACATTGGGCTCGTACACCTGCCAGAGGAACTCCGTCAACTGCGGGAGGGGCTACCACCTCAACGATGACGGCACACGTTGCATCG ACATTGACGAGTGCAAAGGCCCCGAAACGGTGTGCTCGGGTCACGGCTGCATCAACACAATGGGCTCCTACCACTGCCAGTGCGACAGCGGCTACAACTTCAACAGCATAAGTCGCCTCTGTGAAG ATCTTAACGAATGCAGGCACTACCCCGGACGCCTCTGCGCACACAAGTGTGACAACACACCGGGCTCCTACAAATGCAGCTGCACCACTGGCTTCAAGCTGTCCAGGGATGGCAGGAACTGCGATG ATTTAAACGAGTGCGAGAGTAACCCGTGCAGTCAAGAATGCGCCAACGTGTACGGCTCATACCAGTGTTACTGTCGCCGTGGTTACCAGCTCAGTGACACCGACGGGGTGACGTGTGAAG ACATCGACGAATGCGCCCTGCCCACCGGAGGCCACATCTGCTCGTACCGCTGCCACAACACCCCCGGAAGCTTCCACTGCTCCTGCCCCGTTAGCGGCTACACCCTCGCAGCCAACGGGCGCAGCTGCCAAG ATATTGATGAATGCGTGGCagggacacacacatgcgtagAGAACCAAAGTTGCTTCAACGTGCAGGGCGGATTCCGTTGCCTGTCTTTTGAATGTCCCAACAACTACCGCCGGGTCGGGGATAC TCGATGTGAACGCTTGCTTTGCAATGAGTCTGTCGAGTGCCTGGCCATGCCGCTGAGAATAACCTACTACCATCTCACCTTCCCTACCAACATCCCCGTCTTCACCAACATCTTCCGCATGGGCCCCTCCCACACGGTGCCGGGCGACGACATCCGCATCACCGTCACCTCGGGCAACGAGGGCGGTTTCTTCAAGGCCGAGCAAGTcgccggcggcggcgtctTGTCCGTGGCGAGGCTTTTCAACGGCCCGCGGGACTTTGAGCTCTCCGTGGAGCTGGGCCTGCGTCGCTATGGCACGCTCAGCACGTACTTGGCCAAAGTGTTGGTTTTCGTCACTGAGAACGAGCCCCGCGTCGTTTACAATCCGGACCTCGAATAA
- the LOC119124478 gene encoding aldo-keto reductase family 1 member D1-like → MNLTAENHRIALRDGNQIPLLGLGTYGDPRTTPKGKALDCVKQAIDAGYRHFDGALVYFNEHEVGQAIREKIADGTVRREDIFYCGKLWNTFHPPKLVRPTLEKTLKALKLDYVDLYIIELPMAFKPGNDFYPKDQNGKYIYHHTDLCATWEALEACVDAGLVKSLGVSNFNRRQLELILNKPGLKHKPVSNQVECHPYFTQPKLLDYCRQNDIVIVGYCPLGSSRDASWVNLKCPPMLEDELLVSMGKKYNKSSAQVALRFNVQRGVVVIPKSFNPQRIKHNFQIFDFSLTEEEMKAIEGLNKNIRFVELLMWSDHPEYPFHDEY, encoded by the exons ATGAACCTGACTGCAGAGAACCACAGGATTGCTCTCAGAGATGGGAACCAAATCCCGTTGCTGGGATTGGGCACATACGGAGACCCTCGGACG ACACCAAAGGGGAAAGCGTTGGATTGTGTCAAGCAGGCCATCGATGCTGGCTACAGGCACTTTGATGGAGCTTTGGTGTATTTTAATGAGCATGAGGTGGGTCAAGCCATCAGGGAAAAGATTGCCGATGGAACTGTGAGAAGAGAGGACATCTTTTACTGCGGCAAG CTTTGGAATACCTTTCATCCACCAAAGCTAGTGAGACCAACTTTGGAGAAGACCCTGAAGGCACTAAAACTGGACTATGTGGATCTCTACATTATCGAACTTCCAATGGCCTTTAAG CCCGGGAATGATTTCTATCCCAAAGACCAGAATGGAAAGTACATCTACCACCACACAGATCTTTGTGCAACTTGGGAG GCTTTAGAGGCGTGTGTAGATGCAGGCCTTGTCAAATCTCTGGGAGTGTCCAACTTCAACCGCAGACAACTCGAATTGATTCTCAACAAACCCGGCCTCAAGCACAAGCCCGTATCAAACCAG GTGGAATGTCATCCTTACTTCACACAGCCCAAACTTCTGGACTATTGTCGTCAAAATGACATTGTTATTGTCGGCTACTGTCCGCTCGGTTCCTCCAGAGATGCATCCTG GGTCAATCTGAAATGTCCTCCCATGTTGGAGGACGAGCTGCTCGTGTCCATGGGGAAGAAGTACAACAAGAGCAGCGCTCAGGTGGCTCTGCGCTTCAACGTCCAACGAGGAGTGGTGGTCATTCCCAAGAGCTTCAACCCACAGCGGATCAAACATAACTTCCAG ATATTTGATTTTTCACTCACCGAAGAAGAAATGAAAGCAATTGAAGGGCTCAACAAGAACATTCGTTTTGTGGAGCTGCTCAT GTGGAGCGACCATCCGGAGTACCCGTTTCATGATGAATACTAA